In Pseudomonas putida, a genomic segment contains:
- the dinB gene encoding DNA polymerase IV: MRKIIHVDCDCFYAAIEMRDDPQLAGRPMAVGGSADRRGVIATCNYEARAYGVRSAMSSRHALKLCPDLVIVKPRFDAYREASREIHTIFRDYTEIIEPLSLDEAYLDVSDSQWFSGSATRIAEDIRRRVARTLHITVSAGVAPNKFLAKIASDWRKPNGLFVITPGEVEAFVAALPVARLHGVGKVTADKLTRLGIDNCLQLRDWPRLALVREFGSFGERLWGLARGIDDRAVHNDSRRQSVSVENTYDTDLPDLASCLERLPDLLASLNERIERMDSSYRPDKPFVKVKFHDFSQTTLEQAGAGRDLDSYRQLLGQAFARGGKPVRLLGVGVRLRDLRGAHEQLELFPPK, from the coding sequence TTGCGCAAGATCATCCATGTCGACTGCGATTGCTTTTATGCCGCGATCGAGATGCGCGATGACCCGCAATTGGCGGGCCGGCCGATGGCGGTGGGCGGCTCGGCAGATCGCCGTGGGGTGATCGCTACCTGTAATTATGAGGCCCGCGCCTATGGCGTGCGCTCGGCGATGTCTTCCCGTCATGCGCTCAAACTCTGCCCTGACTTGGTGATCGTAAAGCCCCGGTTCGATGCGTACCGCGAGGCGTCACGCGAGATCCACACGATCTTTCGCGACTACACCGAGATCATCGAACCGCTGTCGCTGGATGAGGCCTACCTCGATGTCAGCGACAGCCAGTGGTTTTCCGGCAGCGCCACGCGCATCGCCGAAGACATTCGTCGCCGGGTTGCCCGTACGTTGCATATCACCGTTTCCGCTGGGGTAGCGCCGAACAAGTTCCTGGCCAAGATCGCCAGTGATTGGCGCAAGCCCAATGGTCTTTTCGTCATCACCCCGGGTGAGGTCGAAGCCTTCGTTGCCGCCTTGCCAGTTGCCAGGTTGCACGGTGTGGGCAAGGTGACGGCCGACAAGCTGACGCGCCTGGGCATCGACAATTGCCTGCAACTGCGGGACTGGCCACGGCTGGCCCTGGTGCGTGAGTTCGGCAGCTTTGGCGAGCGTCTGTGGGGGCTGGCGCGAGGGATCGATGATCGCGCCGTACATAACGACAGCCGCCGGCAATCGGTCAGTGTCGAAAACACCTACGATACCGATCTGCCGGACCTGGCCAGTTGCCTGGAGCGTCTGCCGGATCTGCTGGCCAGCCTGAACGAGCGGATCGAGCGCATGGACAGCAGCTATCGGCCGGACAAGCCGTTCGTCAAGGTCAAGTTCCATGATTTCAGCCAGACCACCCTGGAGCAAGCCGGTGCGGGCAGGGACCTGGACAGCTATCGGCAGTTACTGGGACAGGCATTCGCCCGGGGCGGCAAGCCGGTGCGCTTGCTCGGGGTGGGGGTCAGGCTGCGCGACCTGCGCGGTGCGCATGAACAATTGGAGCTGTTTCCACCGAAATGA
- the mprF gene encoding bifunctional lysylphosphatidylglycerol flippase/synthetase MprF, giving the protein MTSNPPEHPAPLASALPAAVQRLPLLERVSRYRQPIGLAVTLLLFAMALIACRHLLSELDLYALHDAMLSVPTASLLGALLATVVGFVILLGYEWSASRYAGVKLPARTLLLGGFSAFAIGNAIGLSMLSGGSVRYRLYARRGLGAAEVARMTVFASLSLGCALPPLAALATLSNLPAAAAALRLPASVLAGIAIAVLVAAGALVIGLYRRRLAEQPLTDALLVQLGRRTLRLPGARLAALQLLITALDVAAAATVLYLLLPEAPPFGAFLLVYLLALAAGVLSHVPGGVGVFEAILLAAFADQLGAAPLAAALLLYRLIYVVLPLLVACVLLLANEARRLLFTHQAIKAASGLAAPILAILVFLSGVVLLFSGATPEIDTRLEHMGFLVPHRLIDASHFGASLIGVLCLLLAQGLRRRLSAAWLLTTVLLLVGSLLSLLKGFDWEEACLLTLTAALLALFRRSFYRPSRLLELPLSPVYLVASACVVGASVWLLLFAYQDVPYSHQLWWQFTLDADAPRGLRAAMGSAVLLVIVSLTWLLRTARPTIHLPDDDELQRANRILLASDQPDGGLALTGDKALLFHPNDNAFLMYARRGRSLVALYDPIGPAQERAEMIWQFRDLCDLHHARPVFYQVRAENLPFYMDIGLTALKLGEEARVDLRRFDLEAKGKEMKDLRYTWNRGGRDGLTLEIHEPGQAPLDALKEISDAWLGGKNVREKGFSLGRFSPDYLQHFRIALIRFQGRPVAFANLLETHGNELASLDLMRAHPEAPKSTMEFMMIGLILHYKSHDYGRFSLGMVPLSGLQPRRGAPLTQRLGSMVFRRGEQLYNFQGLRRFKDKFQPDWEPRYMAVPAGLDPLVALADTAALIAGGLTGLVKR; this is encoded by the coding sequence ATGACTTCCAATCCACCCGAACACCCGGCGCCCCTCGCCTCGGCATTGCCTGCGGCCGTGCAACGCCTGCCCCTGCTCGAGCGCGTGAGCCGCTACCGGCAACCGATCGGTCTTGCGGTCACCCTGCTGCTGTTCGCCATGGCGCTGATCGCCTGCCGCCATCTGCTCAGCGAACTGGACTTGTATGCCTTGCATGACGCCATGCTCAGCGTGCCGACCGCATCGCTACTGGGCGCCTTGCTGGCGACGGTGGTGGGCTTCGTAATCCTGCTGGGCTACGAATGGTCGGCCAGCCGCTATGCCGGAGTGAAATTGCCCGCGCGTACCCTGCTGCTGGGCGGCTTCAGTGCCTTCGCCATCGGCAATGCCATTGGCCTGTCGATGCTTTCCGGTGGCTCGGTGCGCTATCGCTTGTATGCGCGCAGAGGCCTGGGGGCCGCAGAAGTGGCGCGCATGACCGTGTTCGCCAGCCTTTCGCTCGGCTGCGCACTGCCGCCACTGGCAGCCCTGGCTACCTTGAGCAACCTGCCGGCGGCGGCTGCGGCATTGCGCCTGCCCGCCAGCGTGCTGGCCGGCATCGCCATCGCCGTGCTGGTCGCTGCGGGGGCACTGGTCATCGGGCTGTACCGCAGGCGCCTGGCCGAGCAGCCGCTGACCGACGCTTTGCTGGTCCAATTGGGCCGCCGCACCTTGCGCCTGCCAGGTGCACGCCTGGCCGCGCTGCAACTGCTGATCACCGCCCTGGATGTGGCTGCCGCCGCCACCGTGCTGTACCTGCTGTTGCCCGAGGCGCCACCGTTTGGTGCCTTCCTTCTGGTTTACCTGCTGGCCCTGGCCGCTGGCGTGCTCAGCCATGTGCCTGGCGGGGTGGGCGTATTCGAAGCGATCCTGCTGGCGGCCTTCGCCGACCAGTTGGGCGCCGCGCCACTGGCTGCGGCATTGCTGCTGTACCGTTTGATCTATGTGGTGTTGCCCCTGCTCGTGGCCTGCGTGTTGCTGCTCGCCAACGAAGCGCGGCGCCTGCTGTTCACGCACCAGGCGATCAAGGCGGCGTCCGGCTTGGCGGCACCGATCCTGGCGATCCTGGTGTTTCTTTCAGGCGTCGTGCTGCTGTTCTCTGGAGCCACTCCGGAAATCGACACCCGCCTGGAACACATGGGCTTTTTGGTGCCGCATCGGTTGATCGATGCCTCGCACTTCGGCGCCAGCCTGATCGGTGTACTTTGCCTGCTGCTCGCCCAAGGCCTGCGCCGTCGCCTGTCCGCCGCCTGGCTGTTGACCACGGTACTGTTGCTGGTCGGCTCGCTGCTGTCGCTGCTCAAGGGCTTCGACTGGGAAGAAGCCTGCCTGCTGACCCTCACCGCCGCCCTGCTGGCGTTGTTCCGCCGTTCGTTCTATCGTCCCAGCCGCCTGCTCGAACTGCCATTGTCGCCGGTATACCTGGTGGCCAGCGCCTGCGTGGTCGGCGCGTCGGTGTGGCTGTTGCTGTTCGCCTACCAGGATGTGCCCTACAGCCACCAGCTTTGGTGGCAGTTCACCCTCGACGCCGATGCGCCACGTGGACTGCGGGCGGCGATGGGCAGTGCGGTGCTGCTGGTGATCGTCTCGCTGACCTGGCTACTGCGCACCGCACGGCCGACCATCCACCTGCCCGATGACGACGAACTGCAACGCGCCAACCGTATCCTGCTGGCCTCCGACCAACCCGACGGCGGCCTGGCCCTGACCGGTGACAAGGCCCTGCTGTTCCACCCCAATGACAACGCCTTCCTCATGTACGCCCGCCGAGGCCGCAGCCTGGTGGCGTTGTACGACCCGATCGGCCCGGCCCAGGAGCGCGCCGAGATGATCTGGCAATTCCGCGACCTGTGCGACCTGCACCATGCGCGTCCGGTGTTCTACCAGGTGCGTGCGGAGAACCTGCCGTTCTACATGGACATCGGCCTGACAGCGCTCAAGCTCGGCGAAGAAGCGCGGGTCGACCTGCGTCGCTTCGACCTGGAAGCCAAGGGCAAGGAAATGAAGGACCTGCGTTACACCTGGAACCGCGGCGGCCGCGACGGCTTGACCCTGGAGATCCACGAACCCGGCCAGGCCCCCTTGGACGCCCTCAAGGAAATCTCCGACGCCTGGCTCGGCGGCAAGAACGTGCGTGAGAAAGGCTTTTCGCTCGGGCGCTTCAGCCCCGATTACCTGCAACACTTCCGCATTGCCCTGATTCGCTTCCAGGGGCGACCGGTGGCCTTCGCCAACCTGCTGGAAACCCATGGCAACGAACTGGCCAGCCTCGACCTGATGCGTGCCCACCCCGAGGCGCCGAAGTCGACCATGGAATTCATGATGATCGGCCTCATCCTGCACTACAAAAGCCATGACTACGGCCGCTTCAGCCTGGGCATGGTACCGCTCTCGGGCCTGCAGCCCCGGCGCGGAGCCCCCCTGACCCAACGCCTGGGCTCGATGGTGTTCCGCCGTGGCGAACAGCTCTACAACTTCCAAGGCCTGCGGCGCTTCAAGGACAAGTTCCAGCCGGACTGGGAACCTCGCTACATGGCCGTGCCGGCCGGGTTGGACCCCCTGGTGGCACTGGCTGACACCGCCGCCCTGATCGCTGGCGGCCTGACTGGATTGGTGAAACGTTGA
- a CDS encoding virulence factor family protein: MIRRYWLYVLIPLLLAAAAGAVAFWLWTRPAPEARLEQLAVGGLQMTRVTPGVHAKARVAIGVPQDQALSDKQLLDLSQAGEAQLVQVILPPNDCTQQQQAVDQAIDQLAGKPTVVAGIGPGASQAWRWLASQSDDKARAISVDFSLEQPGCTAALPKAATHGHWNVAWNDNPDDASAGFVRDQANAETSISDYDIHLPQVLKAQLTQALVGRDGNALAIPVVEVPAGQTTDTVTLFLSGDGGWRDLDRDVAGEMAKLGYPVVGIDTLRYYWQHKTPEQSAADLSELMQHYRQKWGTKRFVLAGYSFGADVLPAIYNRLPAEDQQRVDAVMLLAFARSGSFEIEVEGWLGKEGQEAPTGPEMAKLPASKVVCVYGVEEADESGCTDKTAVGERMKLPGGHHFDENYPALAKRLAGEIDTRQGKSSVAEQN; encoded by the coding sequence ATGATCCGACGCTATTGGCTGTATGTACTGATACCCCTGCTTCTGGCCGCTGCGGCCGGCGCCGTGGCCTTCTGGCTGTGGACCCGCCCAGCCCCCGAGGCGCGCCTCGAACAACTGGCCGTCGGCGGCTTGCAAATGACCCGTGTGACGCCCGGTGTGCACGCCAAGGCCCGCGTGGCGATTGGCGTACCCCAGGACCAGGCCCTGAGCGACAAGCAGTTGCTCGACCTGAGCCAGGCTGGCGAAGCGCAACTGGTGCAGGTGATCCTGCCGCCCAACGACTGCACCCAGCAACAGCAGGCCGTGGACCAGGCGATCGACCAACTGGCTGGCAAGCCAACCGTGGTCGCCGGTATCGGCCCGGGCGCGAGCCAGGCCTGGCGCTGGCTGGCCAGCCAGTCCGACGACAAGGCCCGGGCCATTTCGGTCGACTTCAGCCTGGAGCAACCGGGCTGCACGGCCGCGCTGCCCAAGGCAGCCACGCACGGCCATTGGAACGTGGCGTGGAACGACAACCCGGACGACGCCAGTGCCGGTTTCGTACGCGACCAGGCGAACGCCGAAACCAGCATCAGCGATTACGACATCCACCTGCCACAGGTACTCAAGGCCCAGTTGACCCAGGCCCTGGTTGGCCGCGACGGCAACGCGCTGGCCATTCCCGTGGTCGAGGTGCCCGCCGGACAGACCACCGACACCGTGACCCTGTTCCTCTCCGGTGACGGCGGCTGGCGCGATCTGGACCGCGACGTGGCCGGGGAAATGGCCAAGCTCGGCTACCCGGTGGTGGGCATCGACACCCTACGCTACTACTGGCAGCACAAGACCCCGGAGCAAAGCGCTGCCGACCTGTCGGAACTGATGCAGCACTACCGTCAGAAGTGGGGCACCAAGCGCTTCGTGCTCGCCGGCTACTCGTTCGGCGCCGACGTGCTGCCGGCGATCTACAACCGCCTGCCAGCCGAAGACCAACAGCGGGTCGATGCGGTCATGTTGCTGGCCTTCGCCCGCAGCGGCAGCTTCGAGATCGAGGTGGAAGGCTGGCTGGGCAAGGAAGGCCAGGAGGCCCCGACCGGGCCGGAAATGGCCAAGTTGCCAGCGTCGAAGGTGGTCTGCGTGTATGGGGTGGAAGAGGCCGACGAGAGTGGCTGCACCGACAAGACAGCAGTGGGTGAACGCATGAAGTTGCCGGGTGGCCACCACTTCGACGAGAACTACCCGGCACTGGCCAAGCGCCTGGCCGGCGAGATCGACACCCGCCAGGGCAAGTCCAGCGTGGCGGAACAGAACTGA
- a CDS encoding potassium transporter Kup, with amino-acid sequence MVQASSHAEGGHAGKQGAARSISLLVAAVGVVYGDIGTSPLYTLKEVFTGGYGVPVNHDGVLGILSLILWSLLWVVSFKYVMFILRADNQGEGGTMALTALARRATAQYPRLRSLMVICGLIGASLFYGDSMITPAVSVLSAVEGMGLAFDGIDHWVVPLSLVVLVALFLVQKHGTEKIGKLFGPIMVAWFLVLAALGVHGISQSPEVLKAFNPGWAVNFFVVHPGMGVAILGAVVLALTGAEALYADMGHFGRKPIARAWFALVLPALVLNYFGQGAILLQNPDAARNPFYLLAPGWALLPLVGLATMATVIASQAVISGAFSLTRQAIQLGYIPRMQIQHTSSDEQGQIYIGAVNWTLMVGVVLLVIGFESSGALAAAYGVAVTGTMLMTTILVSSVMLLLWKWPPLLAVPILLGFLFVDGLFFAANVPKIVQGGAFPVLAGGVLFLLMSTWKRGKQILVERIDEAALPLPVFIASIRVQPPHRVEGTAIFLTARPDAVPHALLHNMLHNQVLHSQVVLLTVVSEDRPRVPEHERFEVEAYGDGFFRVLLHFGFMDEPDVPAALKLCHLEELDFSPMRTTYFLSRETVIASRLEGMSRWRGNLFAFLLKNANGNLRFFNLPLNRVIELGTQVEI; translated from the coding sequence ATGGTTCAGGCAAGCAGTCACGCCGAAGGCGGGCACGCGGGGAAGCAGGGTGCGGCGCGGTCGATTAGCCTGCTCGTGGCAGCGGTTGGGGTGGTGTATGGCGATATCGGTACCAGCCCTCTTTATACGCTCAAGGAAGTCTTTACCGGCGGCTACGGCGTGCCGGTGAACCATGATGGCGTGCTCGGGATCCTGTCGCTGATCCTCTGGTCGCTGCTGTGGGTGGTGTCGTTCAAGTACGTGATGTTCATCCTGCGCGCCGACAACCAGGGCGAAGGCGGGACCATGGCGCTGACGGCCCTGGCGCGCAGGGCAACGGCGCAATACCCGCGTCTGCGCTCGCTGATGGTCATCTGTGGGCTGATCGGGGCTTCGCTGTTCTACGGCGACAGCATGATCACCCCGGCGGTGTCGGTGCTTTCCGCGGTGGAGGGCATGGGGTTGGCTTTCGACGGCATCGACCACTGGGTGGTGCCGCTGTCGCTGGTGGTGCTGGTGGCGCTGTTCCTGGTGCAGAAGCATGGCACCGAGAAGATCGGCAAGCTGTTCGGGCCGATCATGGTCGCCTGGTTCCTGGTCCTGGCGGCGCTGGGGGTGCATGGCATCTCGCAGAGCCCCGAAGTACTCAAGGCGTTCAACCCGGGCTGGGCTGTCAACTTCTTCGTGGTCCACCCTGGAATGGGCGTGGCCATTCTCGGCGCCGTGGTGCTGGCGCTGACCGGCGCCGAGGCGTTGTACGCCGACATGGGCCATTTCGGTCGCAAGCCGATCGCCCGTGCCTGGTTCGCCCTGGTGCTGCCGGCGCTGGTGCTGAACTACTTCGGCCAGGGTGCGATCCTGCTGCAGAACCCCGACGCGGCGCGCAACCCGTTCTATCTGTTGGCACCGGGCTGGGCCTTGCTGCCGCTGGTCGGGCTGGCGACCATGGCCACGGTCATCGCCTCGCAGGCAGTGATTTCCGGGGCGTTCTCCCTCACCCGCCAGGCCATCCAGCTCGGCTATATTCCACGCATGCAGATCCAGCACACGTCCAGTGACGAGCAGGGGCAGATCTACATCGGCGCGGTGAACTGGACGCTGATGGTCGGCGTGGTGCTGCTGGTCATCGGCTTCGAGTCCTCCGGCGCGTTGGCCGCGGCCTACGGCGTGGCAGTGACCGGGACCATGCTGATGACCACGATCTTGGTGTCGTCGGTGATGCTGCTGCTCTGGAAGTGGCCACCGCTGCTGGCGGTTCCCATCCTGCTGGGCTTTCTCTTCGTCGACGGGTTGTTCTTCGCCGCCAACGTGCCGAAGATCGTCCAGGGTGGCGCCTTCCCGGTATTGGCCGGTGGCGTGCTGTTCCTGCTGATGAGCACCTGGAAACGCGGCAAGCAGATTCTGGTCGAGCGTATCGATGAGGCAGCGCTGCCGCTGCCGGTGTTCATCGCCAGCATCCGCGTGCAGCCGCCGCACCGGGTCGAGGGCACGGCGATATTCCTCACCGCGCGGCCGGACGCAGTGCCCCATGCGCTGTTGCACAACATGCTGCACAACCAGGTGCTGCACAGCCAGGTCGTACTGTTGACGGTGGTGAGCGAGGATCGGCCGCGGGTGCCGGAACATGAGCGCTTCGAAGTCGAGGCATACGGTGATGGCTTCTTCCGCGTGCTGCTGCACTTCGGCTTCATGGACGAGCCGGATGTGCCGGCGGCCTTGAAGTTGTGCCATCTGGAGGAGCTGGATTTCAGCCCGATGCGCACCACCTACTTCCTCAGCCGGGAAACGGTGATCGCCTCCCGGTTGGAGGGAATGTCACGTTGGCGTGGGAATCTGTTCGCCTTCTTGCTGAAGAATGCCAACGGCAACCTGCGTTTCTTCAACTTGCCGTTGAACCGGGTGATCGAGTTGGGAACCCAGGTCGAGATCTGA
- the rimO gene encoding 30S ribosomal protein S12 methylthiotransferase RimO has protein sequence MSTTPATPKVGFVSLGCPKALVDSERILTQLRMEGYEVVPTYEDADVVVVNTCGFIDSAKAESLEVIGEAIKENGKVIVTGCMGVEEGNIRDVHPSVLSVTGPQQYEQVVNAVHEVVPPRQDHNPLIDLVPPQGVKLTPRHYAYLKISEGCNHSCSFCIIPSMRGKLVSRPVGEVLSEAERLVKAGVKEILVISQDTSAYGVDVKYKTDFWNGRPVKTRMLELCEALSSLGAWVRLHYVYPYPNVDDVIPLMAAGKILPYLDIPFQHASPKVLKSMKRPAFEDRTLARIKNWREQCPELVIRSTFIVGFPGETEEDFQYLLDWLTEAQLDRVGCFQYSPVEGAPANDLGLEEVPDDIKQDRWDRFMAHQQAISAARLQLRIGKEIDVLIDEVEEQGSVGRSFFDAPEIDGSVFIDGDHGFKPGDKVRCRVVDADEYDMWAEPV, from the coding sequence ATGTCCACCACTCCCGCCACGCCGAAGGTCGGCTTTGTATCCCTGGGTTGCCCCAAGGCCCTGGTCGATTCCGAGCGCATCCTGACCCAGCTGCGCATGGAAGGTTATGAAGTCGTGCCCACCTACGAGGACGCCGACGTGGTGGTGGTCAACACCTGCGGCTTCATCGACAGCGCCAAGGCCGAGTCGCTGGAAGTGATCGGCGAAGCGATCAAGGAAAACGGTAAGGTCATCGTCACCGGCTGCATGGGTGTCGAGGAAGGCAACATTCGCGACGTGCACCCGAGCGTGCTGTCGGTCACCGGCCCGCAGCAGTACGAGCAGGTGGTCAACGCCGTGCACGAAGTCGTGCCGCCGCGCCAGGACCACAATCCGTTGATCGACCTGGTGCCGCCACAGGGCGTCAAGCTGACCCCGCGCCACTATGCCTACCTGAAGATTTCCGAGGGCTGCAACCACAGCTGCAGCTTCTGCATCATCCCCTCGATGCGCGGCAAGCTGGTGAGCCGCCCGGTAGGTGAAGTGCTGAGCGAGGCCGAGCGCCTGGTCAAGGCCGGCGTCAAGGAGATCCTGGTGATTTCCCAGGACACCAGCGCCTATGGCGTCGACGTCAAGTACAAGACCGATTTCTGGAACGGCCGCCCGGTCAAGACCCGCATGCTCGAGCTCTGCGAAGCCCTGAGCAGCCTGGGCGCCTGGGTACGCCTGCACTACGTGTACCCGTACCCGAACGTCGACGACGTGATCCCGCTGATGGCCGCCGGCAAGATCCTGCCGTACCTGGACATCCCGTTCCAGCACGCCAGCCCCAAGGTGCTCAAGTCGATGAAGCGCCCGGCCTTCGAAGACCGCACCCTGGCACGCATCAAGAACTGGCGCGAACAGTGCCCGGAACTGGTGATCCGCTCGACCTTCATCGTCGGCTTCCCGGGCGAGACCGAGGAAGACTTCCAGTACCTGCTCGACTGGCTGACCGAAGCCCAGCTCGATCGCGTCGGCTGCTTCCAGTATTCGCCGGTCGAAGGCGCCCCGGCCAACGACCTGGGCCTGGAAGAGGTACCCGATGACATCAAGCAGGATCGCTGGGACCGCTTCATGGCCCACCAGCAGGCGATCAGCGCGGCACGCCTGCAACTGCGCATCGGCAAGGAAATCGACGTGCTGATCGACGAAGTCGAAGAGCAGGGCTCGGTCGGCCGCAGCTTCTTCGATGCTCCGGAAATCGACGGTAGCGTTTTCATCGATGGCGACCATGGCTTCAAGCCAGGCGACAAGGTCCGTTGCCGCGTCGTCGACGCCGACGAGTACGACATGTGGGCCGAGCCTGTCTGA
- a CDS encoding DUF5666 domain-containing protein translates to MNALMRCLSVVALILGFGSGLMTPMAVQAAPVCVSRDELGMAGAAGMQFPGGVGGTGAKTGGVGGTGARTDNGGVGGTGAPLQKRPGGTGGTGAVAEGVDGSLYERGNGGVGGTGAPILSPGGTGGTGIVGTITGFASICVNGLEVHFGKDVPVNENGVASSSDHLAIGQVVAVEAFAGNRGLQAGRISILNVFEGPLTSMPNASAPLRVMGQAVRLAPGARVAEGLRPGDPVKVSGLRDANGAVVASRIARAPGLKQASAIGSVDRTGTLQGLKLGSRVAPTPDVLVRGQWTGRQLEVAQSRPDPSLPFTGRVHQAVIEGLVQRRQDGQLVVAGVQVKLGRDTVFVGKQAESLAVDQRLRVSGVFSGTREIRAVRVEFDDDRVDNPERGHRGHDAEHEGSGSGRSSNSGHGDSGSTGRSGSSDDHGGGRSEVREDDHDKAETVDTSGKSEQVETVDHSGSGSNSGRSDRVEKVEEVEKVEVEKAEDVEKVELENVEKAEKVEKAEKVEKAEKVEKAEKVEKVEKVEKVEKVEKVEKVEKVEKVEKVEKVEKPEKVEKVEKVEKIEKVEKVEKVEKPEKIEKTEKLERPDRSGR, encoded by the coding sequence ATGAATGCCCTTATGCGCTGCCTCAGTGTCGTCGCGCTGATCCTGGGTTTCGGATCAGGCCTGATGACGCCCATGGCAGTGCAAGCGGCGCCGGTATGTGTCAGCCGCGACGAACTGGGCATGGCGGGGGCCGCCGGCATGCAGTTCCCCGGCGGTGTGGGCGGTACCGGCGCCAAGACCGGTGGTGTTGGGGGGACCGGTGCGCGCACTGACAACGGTGGCGTTGGCGGTACTGGCGCGCCACTGCAGAAGCGCCCTGGCGGTACCGGCGGGACTGGCGCGGTGGCGGAGGGCGTGGACGGTAGCCTGTATGAGCGCGGCAATGGCGGTGTCGGTGGCACCGGCGCACCGATCCTGAGCCCAGGCGGCACCGGAGGTACCGGGATCGTCGGCACCATTACCGGGTTCGCGTCGATCTGCGTGAACGGCCTGGAAGTGCACTTCGGCAAGGACGTGCCGGTGAACGAAAACGGCGTCGCTTCCAGCAGCGATCACCTGGCGATAGGCCAAGTGGTGGCGGTTGAAGCGTTTGCCGGCAATCGAGGCCTGCAAGCCGGGCGTATTTCCATCCTGAACGTGTTCGAAGGGCCGCTTACCTCGATGCCCAATGCATCGGCGCCGCTGCGTGTCATGGGGCAAGCGGTGCGGCTCGCTCCGGGTGCGCGGGTCGCCGAAGGGCTGCGGCCGGGCGATCCGGTCAAGGTCAGCGGTTTGCGCGATGCCAATGGTGCAGTGGTGGCGAGCCGTATCGCCCGGGCGCCAGGGCTGAAACAAGCCAGTGCCATCGGGTCGGTCGACCGTACCGGCACCCTGCAAGGGCTGAAACTGGGCAGCCGAGTGGCACCGACGCCGGATGTGCTGGTGCGTGGCCAGTGGACCGGGCGTCAGCTGGAGGTCGCGCAGAGCCGTCCCGACCCGAGCCTGCCGTTCACCGGTCGAGTGCACCAGGCCGTCATCGAGGGCCTGGTGCAGCGCCGCCAGGATGGCCAACTGGTGGTCGCAGGCGTCCAGGTGAAACTGGGCCGCGATACCGTGTTCGTCGGCAAGCAGGCCGAGTCCTTGGCGGTCGACCAACGGCTACGGGTCAGCGGGGTGTTCAGTGGCACGCGTGAAATCCGTGCCGTGCGCGTCGAGTTCGATGACGATCGCGTCGATAACCCGGAAAGAGGCCACAGGGGCCACGATGCCGAGCATGAAGGCAGTGGCTCGGGGCGGTCGAGCAATAGCGGTCATGGTGACAGTGGCAGCACCGGGCGCAGTGGTAGCAGTGACGATCATGGCGGTGGGCGCTCTGAGGTGCGCGAAGATGACCATGACAAGGCTGAGACCGTGGACACGTCGGGTAAATCGGAGCAAGTCGAGACTGTGGACCACTCCGGAAGCGGTAGTAACAGTGGTCGCTCCGACAGGGTGGAAAAAGTCGAGGAAGTGGAGAAGGTCGAAGTCGAGAAGGCCGAAGACGTTGAGAAGGTCGAGCTGGAGAACGTAGAAAAAGCGGAAAAGGTCGAGAAAGCCGAGAAAGTGGAAAAGGCGGAGAAGGTCGAAAAAGCGGAGAAAGTGGAAAAAGTCGAAAAGGTGGAGAAGGTCGAAAAGGTAGAGAAAGTCGAGAAGGTGGAAAAGGTCGAGAAGGTCGAGAAAGTCGAAAAGGTGGAAAAGCCTGAGAAAGTGGAAAAAGTAGAAAAGGTAGAGAAGATCGAGAAAGTGGAAAAGGTGGAAAAAGTCGAAAAACCCGAGAAGATCGAGAAAACCGAAAAGCTAGAGCGGCCCGATCGATCCGGGCGTTGA
- a CDS encoding DUF6502 family protein has product MQPPTLPPSMLSALRRVVRPLVRLMLRKGVTYTVFTDLLKEVFVDVAHREFRLDDKAPSDSRISLLTGVHRKDVRRLRAESDASPEGLPENITLGAQLVTTWTRCPPFCNESGQALPLPRLSSVGGDCSFDALVAKVSTDIRGRVVLDEWLRLGVVRVDEQDCVHLEAQAFVPQKGFDEKAAYFGHNLHDHASAAVHNLSGEGQPFFERSVHYDALTPASVDTLRDAVASDGMQVLLDFSRRAADLESADVPVPERRQRITIGLYFYTEPTDPDSSKTPSP; this is encoded by the coding sequence ATGCAACCGCCTACCCTACCACCCTCTATGTTAAGCGCGCTGCGCCGGGTCGTTCGGCCCCTGGTGCGCTTGATGCTGCGCAAAGGGGTCACCTACACGGTGTTCACCGACCTGCTCAAGGAAGTCTTCGTCGATGTGGCGCACCGGGAGTTTCGTCTGGACGACAAGGCCCCCAGCGACAGCCGCATCAGCCTGTTGACCGGGGTTCATCGCAAGGATGTACGGCGCTTGCGCGCCGAGAGCGATGCATCGCCAGAAGGGCTGCCGGAGAACATCACCTTGGGTGCCCAACTGGTGACCACCTGGACCCGTTGCCCGCCGTTCTGCAACGAGTCCGGCCAGGCCTTACCGCTGCCGCGGCTGAGCAGCGTTGGCGGCGACTGCTCCTTCGATGCCCTGGTGGCCAAGGTCAGCACGGATATCCGTGGGCGGGTGGTGCTCGACGAATGGTTGCGTCTGGGTGTCGTGCGGGTCGACGAGCAGGATTGCGTACACCTTGAGGCCCAGGCGTTCGTGCCGCAAAAAGGTTTCGATGAAAAAGCCGCGTATTTCGGTCACAACCTGCATGACCACGCCAGCGCAGCGGTGCATAACCTGAGTGGGGAAGGTCAGCCATTTTTCGAGCGCAGCGTGCACTACGATGCGCTGACGCCCGCCAGCGTCGACACCCTGCGCGATGCCGTCGCCAGTGACGGCATGCAGGTGTTGCTGGATTTCAGCCGCCGCGCCGCAGACCTCGAAAGCGCCGATGTGCCCGTCCCCGAGCGACGCCAGCGCATCACCATCGGGCTCTATTTCTACACTGAACCTACCGATCCGGATTCTTCCAAGACGCCTAGCCCATGA